The Pectobacterium wasabiae CFBP 3304 DNA segment GGGATGAGGCGAGTAGCAAAATGCGGGAGCGCTTTTGAACGCCGTTTTTTGGTGATCTGAAGGAGGGGAAGGATAACCCGCCGAGTAAAAACTGGAAGGAGTGAGCGAATATGTCGATACCGTCCGTTGACTGGGATCTGGCCCTGATTCAAAAATATAACTATTCTGGGCCGCGTTATACGTCTTATCCCACAGCGTTAGAATTCAGCGAAGCTTATGATGAGCCTGCGTTTCAGCATGCCATTGCCCGTTATCCGCAGCGGCCTCTGTCGCTGTATATTCACATCCCTTTTTGCCATCGGCTGTGCTATTTCTGTGGCTGTAATAAGCTGGTTACGCGTCAGCAGCATAAAGCGGATGAATACCTTGATGTGCTGGAACTGGAAATTCGCCAGCGTGCGCCGCTATTTGTCGGACGCACGGTGACGCAATTGCATTGGGGCGGCGGTACGCCGACCTACCTGAATAAAGTACAAATCAGCCGACTGATGTCGTTACTACGCGAACTGTTCTCTTTTTCCGAGCAGGCTGAGTTGTCGCTTGAAGTTGACCCGCGGGAAATTGAACTGGACGTTCTCGACCATCTGCGTGCTGAAGGGTTTAACCGCCTAAGCATGGGGGTGCAGGATTTTAATAAAGACGTTCAGAAGCTGGTCAATCGTGAGCAGGATGAAGACTTTATTTTTGCCCTTATTGAACGGGCAAAGGCGCTTGGCTTCACCTCAACCAATATTGATTTGATTTACGGCCTGCCGAAACAAACGCCGGAAAGTTTCGCTTTTACGCTACAGCGCGTTGCTGAATTAAGTCCACATCGACTTAGTGTTTTTAACTATGCGCATTTGCCTAGCCTATTCGCGGCACAGCGTAAAATTAAAGACGCGGATTTACCGAGCGCAGAACAAAAGCTGGATATTCTGCAACAGACG contains these protein-coding regions:
- the hemN gene encoding oxygen-independent coproporphyrinogen III oxidase; its protein translation is MSIPSVDWDLALIQKYNYSGPRYTSYPTALEFSEAYDEPAFQHAIARYPQRPLSLYIHIPFCHRLCYFCGCNKLVTRQQHKADEYLDVLELEIRQRAPLFVGRTVTQLHWGGGTPTYLNKVQISRLMSLLRELFSFSEQAELSLEVDPREIELDVLDHLRAEGFNRLSMGVQDFNKDVQKLVNREQDEDFIFALIERAKALGFTSTNIDLIYGLPKQTPESFAFTLQRVAELSPHRLSVFNYAHLPSLFAAQRKIKDADLPSAEQKLDILQQTIGSLTQSGYQFIGMDHFARPDDELAVAQREGKLHRNFQGYTTQGDSDLLGMGVSAISMIGDSYAQNQKELKQYYAQVKDKGNGLWRGLQLTRDDCLRRDVIKTLICNFQLSYAPIEAEYAIDFKTYFEQDLALLAPLVADGLVDSLEDGLVVTPKGRLLIRNICMCFDVYLRSKLRTQQFSRVI